The following are from one region of the Pseudomonas putida genome:
- a CDS encoding MerR family transcriptional regulator → MTDATPADLLPMRDVVSLTGINPVTLRAWERRHGLISPQRTEGGHRLYTARDVQRIRDILHWTGNGVPISKVGDILAGQPDVPVRQRSGFDDWRAAVERATRAFDTQALEAIHGQLFTILPKATVLCEVLMPVWHGLASGLEPGQRSQWLFLDMFLRARLLLRLQMNQADAPHVLLVGTEGQAELQVLCAGLLLSNEQQRVEVLGCGQPLEEIPMLCAAMQPAALVIKVQVPVDAALARRLRSLQMQIACPLALIGGGLADSPTAWQGLPLCLLDEQRADAASTLNALLKGALDL, encoded by the coding sequence ATGACTGACGCCACCCCAGCCGATTTGCTACCCATGCGCGATGTGGTCAGCCTGACCGGCATCAATCCGGTGACCTTGCGGGCCTGGGAGCGGCGCCATGGGCTGATAAGCCCGCAGCGCACCGAGGGCGGCCATCGCCTGTACACGGCCCGGGATGTCCAGCGCATACGCGACATCTTGCACTGGACCGGCAATGGCGTGCCCATCAGCAAGGTAGGCGACATTCTCGCCGGTCAGCCAGATGTGCCGGTGCGCCAGCGCTCGGGCTTCGACGACTGGCGCGCCGCCGTGGAGCGCGCAACCAGGGCATTCGATACACAAGCGCTGGAAGCCATCCATGGGCAGTTGTTCACCATCCTGCCGAAGGCCACCGTGCTGTGTGAGGTGCTGATGCCGGTCTGGCATGGCCTGGCTTCAGGCCTTGAGCCAGGGCAGCGTAGTCAATGGCTGTTCCTTGACATGTTCTTGCGCGCCCGCCTGCTGCTGCGCCTGCAGATGAACCAGGCCGATGCGCCGCACGTGCTGCTGGTGGGCACCGAGGGGCAAGCCGAACTGCAGGTATTGTGCGCCGGGCTGTTGTTGAGCAACGAGCAGCAACGCGTCGAAGTACTCGGGTGCGGGCAGCCGCTGGAAGAAATCCCCATGCTGTGTGCGGCCATGCAGCCAGCAGCACTGGTGATCAAGGTCCAGGTGCCGGTGGACGCTGCCTTGGCCAGGCGCCTGCGATCGCTGCAAATGCAGATCGCTTGCCCGCTGGCCTTGATTGGCGGGGGGCTGGCCGATTCGCCAACAGCCTGGCAAGGCCTGCCGTTGTGTCTGCTGGACGAGCAACGCGCTGACGCCGCAAGCACGCTCAATGCGTTGCTCAAGGGTGCCCTGGACCTCTGA
- a CDS encoding nuclear transport factor 2 family protein, producing the protein MSAYLQQFAEHFTRLDGGNLDTLEKLYSDDVTFRDPLHQIQGLRALQAYLAQQYANAHDIRYHFSSIDEVTPGQGYLRWTLQFRHPRLSRGQQISLQGCSYLQWHDRVHFHQDYFDAAALLYEHVPVMGGAIRWLKGRMA; encoded by the coding sequence ATGTCAGCGTATCTGCAGCAATTCGCCGAGCACTTCACCAGACTCGACGGGGGCAACCTCGACACCCTTGAAAAGCTGTACAGCGACGATGTGACCTTTCGGGATCCATTGCATCAGATCCAAGGGCTTCGGGCTCTGCAGGCATACCTGGCGCAGCAGTACGCCAACGCTCACGATATTCGCTATCACTTCTCCAGCATCGACGAGGTGACGCCTGGTCAAGGTTACCTGCGTTGGACCCTGCAGTTCCGCCATCCACGCCTGTCCCGTGGTCAGCAGATCAGCTTGCAGGGATGCAGTTACCTGCAATGGCATGACCGGGTGCATTTTCACCAGGACTATTTCGACGCTGCGGCCTTGCTGTACGAACATGTTCCGGTGATGGGCGGTGCGATTCGATGGCTCAAAGGCCGAATGGCATGA
- a CDS encoding SDR family NAD(P)-dependent oxidoreductase, which translates to MSRCWLTGASSGIGAALARCLLEQGHQVALGARHADRLAPLAERFPGQVLLATGDLDDPVQVAGMATRIEQAWGALDQVILNAGTCEYLEPGRFDPALVERVLRTNFLAVSYCLAAALPLLRAGQHPHLVVMGSSVTWLALPRAGAYGASKAAVRYLVESQRIDLAREGIAVTLVSPGFVDTPLTRRNDFPMPQLWSAQRAASHIARRLPERPLEINFPWFFTLVLRLLGALPARLRLALGQRLARHEQEDDPCV; encoded by the coding sequence ATGAGCCGCTGCTGGCTGACTGGCGCAAGCAGCGGTATCGGTGCCGCACTTGCGCGTTGCCTGCTGGAGCAAGGCCACCAGGTTGCCTTGGGCGCACGCCATGCGGATCGACTCGCGCCATTGGCTGAACGCTTCCCCGGGCAGGTGCTGCTGGCCACTGGCGACCTTGACGACCCTGTACAGGTAGCCGGGATGGCAACCCGTATCGAGCAGGCCTGGGGGGCGCTGGACCAGGTGATCCTCAATGCAGGCACCTGCGAATACCTGGAACCGGGCCGTTTCGACCCTGCCCTGGTCGAGCGCGTGCTGCGTACCAATTTCCTTGCTGTCAGCTACTGCCTGGCGGCGGCCTTGCCCCTGCTTCGCGCCGGTCAGCACCCTCACCTGGTGGTGATGGGCAGTTCGGTGACCTGGCTGGCCTTGCCCCGCGCCGGCGCCTATGGCGCGTCCAAGGCAGCCGTGCGCTATCTGGTGGAATCGCAGCGCATCGACCTGGCCCGCGAAGGCATCGCCGTCACCCTCGTCAGCCCAGGCTTTGTGGACACGCCATTGACCCGTCGCAACGATTTTCCCATGCCGCAGCTATGGTCGGCGCAGCGCGCAGCCAGCCATATTGCCAGACGCCTTCCCGAGCGCCCGCTGGAAATCAACTTCCCCTGGTTCTTCACCCTGGTGTTGCGCCTGCTTGGCGCACTGCCCGCACGCCTGCGCCTGGCGCTTGGGCAACGCCTCGCCCGTCATGAACAGGAAGATGATCCATGCGTATAG